From Plectropomus leopardus isolate mb chromosome 4, YSFRI_Pleo_2.0, whole genome shotgun sequence, the proteins below share one genomic window:
- the tyrp1b gene encoding tyrosinase-related protein 1b, with protein MHSQSTWRAGILVVTLCATLTLAQFPRECVTPAGLLSGQCCPSPTGVAGDECGSSTGRGQCVAIAADNRRHGPQYPYAGRDDRERWPLRFFNRTCQCNGNFSGFDCGRCRHGLTGPNCDQRISVVRRNIMQMSAAEKRAFVNALDQAKRTVHPDLVICTRRYQEVFGPDGSTPQFENITIYNYFVWSHYYSVSKTYLGPGQASFGGVDFSHEGPGFVTWHRFHLLQLERDMQDMLGDSTFALPYWNFAIGGSECDICTDDLLGARSSFDMNSISPNSVFSQWRVICESVEDYDTLGTICNNTETSPIRRNPAGNVARPMVQRLPQPQDVLDCLELNAFDTPPYYSTSSESFRNTIEGYSAPQGMYDPVIRSLHNLAHLFLNGTGGQTHLSPNDPIFVLLHTFTDAIFDEWLSRHQPGEVVYPEENAPIGHNRRFNMVPFWPPVTNAEMFVPAPENLGYSYEVQWPARAYTLSEIITIAIVAAVLVVAVVGGVIACAVRARSYRSAEALEPLLGETFRRYSEDDRRLDKSQSVV; from the exons atgCACAGTCAGAG TACGTGGAGAGCGGGTATACTGGTGGTGACCCTGTGTGCCACCCTAACGCTGGCCCAGTTTCCCCGGGAGTGTGTCACTCCCGCGGGGCTGCTGAGTGGCCAGTGCTGCCCATCCCCTACAGGAGTGGCAGGGGACGAGTGTGGCTCCAGCACAGGAAGGGGGCAGTGTGTGGCCATTGCGGCGGACAACCGGCGCCACGGGCCCCAGTACCCTTATGCTGGGCGTGATGACAGAGAGAGGTGGCCGCTGAGATTTTTCAACCGCACTTGCCAGTGTAATGGGAATTTCAGCGGCTTCGACTGTGGGCGGTGCCGACACGGGCTGACTGGACCGAACTGTGATCAGAGGATCTCTGTGG TCAGGAGGAACATCATGCAGATGAGTGCAGCTGAAAAGCGGGCATTTGTGAACGCTTTAGATCAAGCTAAGAGGACTGTCCACCCTGACCTGGTCATCTGTACACGCCG GTACCAGGAGGTGTTTGGGCCCGATGGCAGCACCCCGCAGTTTGAGAACATCACCATTTATAACTACTTTGTCTGGAGCCACTACTACTCTGTCAGTAAAACCTACCTGGGGCCTGGCCAGGCCAGCTTTGGAGGTGTCGACTTCTCCCATGAGGGCCCTGGTTTTGTCACCTGGCACCGTTTTCATCTTCTGCAACTGGAGAGAGACATGCAG GACATGCTGGGTGACTCCACCTTCGCCCTGCCCTACTGGAACTTTGCTATAGGAGGCAGCGAGTGTGACATCTGTACCGACGACCTGCTCGGAGCCAGGAGCTCCTTCGACATGAACTCCATCAGCCCCAACTCCGTCTTCTCCCAGTGGAGGGTCATTTGTGAGAGTGTGGAAGACTACGACACTTTGGGCACCATCTGCAACA ACACAGAGACCAGTCCCATCAGGAGGAACCCAGCAGGGAACGTGGCACGGCCCATGGTGCAGAGGCTGCCACAGCCGCAGGACGTGTTGGACTGTTTGGAGCTTAACGCTTTTGACACTCCACCTTACTACTCCACATCCTCAGAGAGCTTTAGGAACACCATTGAAG GCTACAGCGCCCCCCAGGGGATGTACGACCCCGTGATCCGCAGCCTCCACAACTTGGCCCACCTCTTCCTCAACGGGACGGGCGGGCAGACTCACCTCTCACCCAATGACCCTATCTTCGTCCTGCTGCACACATTCACTGATGCAATCTTCGATGAGTGGCTCAGCAGGCACCAACCAG GTGAGGTAGTTTACCCCGAGGAGAACGCTCCTATTGGGCACAACCGCAGATTCAACATGGTTCCCTTTTGGCCTCCTGTCACCAACGCCGAGATGTTCGTCCCTGCCCCAGAAAATCTTGGGTACTCCTATGAGGTCCAGTGGCCAG CTCGTGCCTACACCCTGTCCGAGATCATCACCATTGCCATTGTTGCGGCCGTGCTGGTGGTGGCAGTGGTGGGCGGTGTCATCGCCTGTGCCGTGCGTGCCCGGTCCTACCGCTCGGCCGAGGCCCTGGAGCCACTGCTGGGAGAGACTTTCCGACGCTACTCGGAGGATGACCGGAGGTTGGACAAATCACAGTCCGTTGTCTAA